One region of Osmia lignaria lignaria isolate PbOS001 chromosome 7, iyOsmLign1, whole genome shotgun sequence genomic DNA includes:
- the LOC143305420 gene encoding uncharacterized protein LOC143305420, with amino-acid sequence MKFCNGEKVDMLLVYGECHKNAIRAKVVYAERQINLKNIHYWVSENPHWMREVDHQRQWSVNMWYGIQGNQLIGPHFIDDRLTGQKYVTGYRRGLPAQPYRSAFGVSRPGISSLARPFASRVRSARGRPLSAARVLAARVPAGPAVSRPRTPHKYANILNDTLPSLLDNVPLNIRQQIWYQHDGCPAHYALNVRQVLDRKFPNRWIGRGG; translated from the exons atgaaattttgtaatggCGAAAAAGTTGATATGCTTTTAGTTTATGGCGAGTGCCATAAAAATGCAATAAGAGCCAAAGTTGTGTATGCCGAAAG GcagattaatttgaaaaatatacacTATTGGGTATCAGAAAATCCTCACTGGATGAGAGAAGTCGACCACCAACGTCAATGGAGCGTTAATATGTGGTATGGAATACAGGGCAACCAATTGATTGGACCACATTTTATTGATGATCGACTAACAGGACAAAAGTAtgtgacgggttaccgccgggggctgccggctcagccg TACCGATCTGCTTTCGGTGTCTCGCGGCCCGGTATATCTTCGCTCGCGAGGCCGTTCGCCTCGCGAGTTCGCAGTGCGCGCGGTCGCCCCCTGTCGGCGGCGCGGGTACTAGCGGCGCGCGTGCCGGCggggcccgcggtttcgcggcctcgtaCTCCTCACAAGTATGCTAACATTTTGAATGATACTTTACCATCTCTATTAGACAATGTACCATTAAATATTCGTCAACAAATCTGGTACCAACATGATGGTTGCCCTGCACATTATGCACTCAATGTAAGGCAAGTTCTCGATAGAAAATTTCCCAATCGATGGATTGGTCGTGGTGGATAA